A single region of the Myripristis murdjan chromosome 3, fMyrMur1.1, whole genome shotgun sequence genome encodes:
- the csrp3 gene encoding cysteine and glycine-rich protein 3, with the protein MPNWGGGTKCAACEKTVYHAEEIQCNGRSFHKTCFICMACRKGLDSTTVAAHESEIYCKSCYGKKYGPKGYGYGQGAGALSSDPPGRNVELQHHDSKQRPPAANSSPSKFAHKFGGSDRCPRCSKAVYAAEKVMGAGKPWHKTCFRCALCGKSLDSATVTDKDGELYCKVCYAKNFGPKGFGLGNEAMLDDRQ; encoded by the exons ATGCCAAACTGGGGTGGAGGCACCAAGTGTGCTGCTTGTGAGAAGACAGTGTACCATGCAGAGGAGATCCAGTGCAATGGAAGAAGCTTCCATAAGACCTGCTTCATCTGTA TGGCCTGCAGGAAGGGACTAGACAGTACAACAGTTGCAGCACATGAATCTGAGATCTACTGCAAATCCTGTTACGGCAAGAAATACGGGCCAAAAGGCTACGGGTACGGACAAGGCGCTGGGGCCCTGAGCTCTGACCCTCCTGGTCGTAATGTAGAATTGCAGCATCATGA CTCGAAACAACGGCCACCAGCTGCAAACTCCAGTCCCAGCAAATTTGCTCATAAGTTTGGCGGGTCAGACCGCTGTCCCCGCTGCTCCAAGGCTGTGTACGCAGCAGAGAAGGTGATGGGAGCAGGAAAG CCTTGGCATAAAACCTGCTTCCGTTGTGCCTTGTGTGGTAAGAGCCTGGATTCTGCCACAGTGACAGACAAAGACGGAGAGCTGTACTGTAaag ttTGCTACGCCAAAAACTTTGGTCCAAAAGGATTTGGTCTGGGGAATGAGGCCATGTTGGACGATCGACAGTGA
- the e2f8 gene encoding transcription factor E2F8, whose protein sequence is MSSTVTEPQNPTKKSHGNKDEVFVAPQGSAKTPRKVLGPCTVPAENLLNMGPLTTPTKGREIGSGEPWTPTSNLKMLISAASPDIRNREKELCMDNDGTLDSAQDTEHGEEAEKLSSRKDKSLGLLCHKFLARYPDYPDPALNNDICLDDVATELNVERRRIYDIMNVLESLHMVSRSAKNRYTWHGRANLTQTLAILRQVGEEHRYGQQMQQIRQRCLDKEFDFDGEERENEEVADLEGGELGQKEMFFVELPGVEFKAASVNSRKDKSLRVMSQKFVMLFLVSSPRVVSLDVAAKILIGEDQAADQDKNKFKTKVRRLYDIANVLRSLKLIEKVHVTEERGRKPAFEWVGPEEFPKVKDAESSTSGYPPTKRRVLESRASVENCAKNLFSSPGGKRSFTRHPSLIKLARSIQDDRRKINSAPSSPVKNVISDSSVTDFPNKMAQLAAICKIQLDHESTTGDKVSKPAVTKVVAAVPEPQPDAAKPKEPPQAPALTPTQEPRVNTTVHLTPHATLPSQPTGTVSYFPARCSPMIPVLLPQQGGSVPYALYLQPSSFRPHLHDRPQPTSLAVRSMTFEDKTGQSPTSQSADKSQLASRAAELSPSAPKRLCSEPASESSPSKAKRTDSSFKDTSPKLCDILQARLKPRRGGNLSSRPSPRALHLDPEFINTPGGATANQALEQSVETFLEREDKTVSSDSEAGLTPIRAVPLTPGHIHTETLVPAGYLIPLSHQSLIGYKDLQGSSRESSKSLTPTYNIYHTPTAGSRPPPAQEITPTSLPLHRPAAASPHSTQGHRIHSPSPAILNFTLQNLGLISAPSPSNTYVPPQTPERGNTLLSPLPPHLQQRSMVFVKPMSPVPVQPSVPGQPLTLISVHQPVMTTPKGTSLSQQSFFHTPVSLSPLAAVVTSGGHSTSKTVYIPQRKLDVSTEDS, encoded by the exons ATGTCAAGTACAGTGACTGAGCCTCAAAATCCGACCAAGAAATCTCATGGCAACAAG GATGAAGTCTTTGTAGCACCTCAGGGCTCAGCAAAAACTCCAAGGAAAGTACTTGGCCCCTGTACAGTACCAGCAGAGAACCTGCTAAACATGGGTCCCCTCACTACGCCTACAAAAGGCAGGGAAATAGGGTCTGGTGAGCCCTGGACACCAACCTCCAACCTCAAAATGCTGATTAGCGCTGCTAGCCCTGACATTAGGAACAGGGAGAAAGAGTTGTGCATGGACAATGATGGAACCCTTGACTCTGCacag GACACTGAACAtggggaggaggcagagaaactGAGCAGCAGGAAAGACAAGAGTCTGGGTTTGCTCTGTCACAAGTTCCTCGCTCGCTACCCAGATTATCCTGATCCGGCCCTCAACAATGACATCTGCCTGGATGATGTGGCCACTGAACTTA ATGTGGAGCGCCGGCGCATTTACGACATTATGAATGTGCTTGAGAGTCTGCACATGGTGAGCCGCTCAGCCAAGAACCGCTACACGTGGCATGGACGTGCCAACCTGACTCAGACCCTGGCCATTTTGAGGCAAGTGGGTGAGGAGCATCGGTATGGCCAACAGATGCAACAGATTCGGCAGCGCTGCCTGGACAAAGAGTTTGATTTTgatggggaggagagggagaacgaGGAGGTGGCAGATTTGGAGGGCGGGGAGCTGGGACAAAAGGAGATGTTCTTTGTGGAGCTTCCAGGAGTCGAGTTTAAAGCAG CCTCTGTGAACAGCCGGAAAGACAAGTCTCTGAGGGTAATGAGCCAGAAGTTTGTTATGCTCTTCCTGGTTTCCAGTCCTCGTGTGGTCAGTCTGGACGTGGCTGCCAAGATCCTCATCGGAGAGGACCAGGCAGCAGATCAGGACAAAAATAAGTTCAAGA CCAAAGTGCGCCGGCTGTATGATATAGCTAATGTGCTGCGGAGCCTGAAGCTGATAGAGAAAGTTCatgtgacagaggagagggggaggaaaccAGCCTTTGAATGGGTCGGCCCTGAAGAATTCCCCAAAGTGAAAG ATGCAGAGAGCTCCACATCTGGCTATCCGCCCACAAAACGCAGGGTATTGGAGTCCCGTGCCTCAGTAGAGAACTGTGCCAAAAACCTCTTTTCATCACCCGGTGGTAAACGCAGCTTCACTCGACACCCCTCTCTCATCAAGCTGGCCAGGAGCATTCAAGATGACCGTCGCAAGATCAACTCAGCCCCCAGCAGCCCTGTCAAGAATGTCATCA GTGATTCATCAGTCACTGACTTTCCTAACAAAATGGCCCAACTCGCTGCTATTTGTAAGATCCAACTTGACCACGAGTCAAC CACTGGAGATAAAGTTTCAAAGCCTGCTGTTACTAAGGTGGTTGCAGCTGTCCCGGAGCCACAACCAGATGCCGCAAAACCAAAGGAACCTCCACAGGCACCAGCACTAACTCCAACCCAGGAGCCCAGAGTCAACACTACTGTCCACCTCACCCCCCACGCCACACTCCCATCCCAGCCCACAGGGACAGTGTCCTATTTCCCTGCCCGGTGTTCACCCATGATCCCTGTGCTGTTACCTCAGCAGGGAGGAAGTGTGCCCTACGCCCTGTATTTGCAACCTTCTTCCTTCAGGCCACATCTTCATGACAGGCCACAGCCAACCAGTCTCGCCGTACGCTCCATGACATTCGAGGACAAGACCGGGCAGAGCcccaccagccaatcagctgataAAAGCCAGCTTGCTTCCAGGGCAGCAGAGCTCAGCCCCTCAGCCCCCAAGCGGCTGTGTTCAGAGCCAGCCTCAGAGAGCAGCCCCTCCAAAGCCAAGAGAACTGACTCCAGCTTCAAG GATACTTCTCCAAAGCTGTGTGACATCCTGCAGGCACGTTTAAAGCCCCGTCGTGGGGGTAATCTCTCCAGTCGACCGTCCCCTCGCGCCCTGCACCTGGACCCGGAGTTCATTAACACCCCCGGCGGTGCCACAGCCAATCAGGCGCTAGAGCAGAGTGTGGAGACGTTCCTGGAGAGGGAGGACAAAACAGTGAGCTCTGACAGCGAGGCAGGATTAACCCCCATCCGAGCTGTTCCCCTTACACCTGGACACATCCACactgag ACTTTGGTGCCAGCAGGATACTTGATCCCACTCTCCCACCAGTCCCTCATCGGCTACAAGGATCTTCAGGGCTCCAGCAGAGAAAGCAGCAAGTCCTTAACTCCCACCTACAACATCTATCACACACCAACTGCAG GCTCCAGACCTCCACCAGCCCAGGAGATCACCCCCACCAGCCTTCCTCTCCACAGACCTGCTGCCGCCTCTCCACATTCCACCCAGGGCCACCGCATCCACAGCCCTAGCCCCGCCATCCTCAACTTCACCCTGCAGAACCTGGGCCTGATCTCAGCACCCAGCCCAAGCAACACTTACGTTCCCCCACAGACCCCAGAGCGAGGTAACACCCTGCTCAGCCCACTGCCGCCCCATCTGCAGCAGAGAAGCATGGTGTTCGTCAAGCCCATGTCTCCTGTGCCTGTCCAGCCGTCTGTGCCGGGGCAACCGCTGACACTCATCAGCGTACACCAG CCTGTGATGACCACGCCCAAAGGGACAAGCCTCTCTCAGCAGAGCTTCTTCCACacacctgtctccctctcacctcTGGCTGCTGTGGTGACCAGCGGGGGACACTCAACCTCCAAAACTGTTTACATCCCTCAGAGGAAGCTGGACGTCAGCACCGAGGACTCCTGA